In a genomic window of Polypterus senegalus isolate Bchr_013 chromosome 13, ASM1683550v1, whole genome shotgun sequence:
- the LOC120543314 gene encoding uncharacterized protein LOC120543314, whose amino-acid sequence MISGIESRFFEGPENKGKNPKYSLTDLDNENFSQPRPRRPISCLFKEWCYNFLCSGEVDFSCLSKEDVADVESSLLISKVEDAADIQSLMLWADEIVTCGYTNQIKMDSKESMIRAIVLHSTTRLIPMLQQLRKGMELYGLVNLMAVNPEACHSLFVPGKILKPDADFIMMSCQPHFSEKGTSRERTERKIIDFLQDFSQEIEASEKLQKHFQTSQMETQAVQVVKNQSLLLSSMCSSG is encoded by the exons ATGATTTCAGGTATTGAAAGCAGATTCTTTGAAGGACCTGAGAACAAGGGCAAAAACCCCAAGTATTCTCTGACCGATCTTGATAATGAAAACTTCAG TCAGCCTCGCCCAAGGAGGCCCATCTCCTGCCTTTTCAAAGAATGGTGCTACAATTTCCTCTGCTCAGGAGAGGTTGATTTCAGCTGTCTGTCTAAGGAGGATGTTGCAGATGTGGAATCTTCCCTGCTCATCAGCAAA GTTGAAGATGCAGCAGACATACAGTCTCTGATGTTGTGGGCTgatgaaattgtcacctgtggaTACACAAACCAGATAAAGATGGATAGTAAGGAAAGCATGATACG tgccATTGTCTTACACTCTACAACAAGACTGATTCCAATGCTACAGCAGCTCAGAAAGGGCATGGAACTGTATGGTCTTGTGAACCTGATGGCTGTAAATCCTGAAGCTTGCCACAGTTTGTTTGTGCCTGGGAAAATCCTCAAA CCAGACGCTGATTTCATTATGATGAGCTGCCAACCACATTTCAGTGAAAAGGGGACATCTAGGGAGAGAACTGAGAGGAAGATCATAGATTTTTTGCAAGATTTCTCGCAGGAGATTGAAGCATCAG aaaaacttcagaaacattttcaaacatcACAGATGGAAACACAGGCGGTGCAGGTGGTGAAAAATCAGAGTCTCTTGCTGTCCAGCATGTGCTCCAGTGGATGA